From a single Lactococcus allomyrinae genomic region:
- a CDS encoding Cof-type HAD-IIB family hydrolase: MENINNYKALAFFDLDGTLLNSKSQLDEEVILALHQIRENGVLPFIATGRGHFELDNIMKLTGISGAVAMNGQYIILNGETIYKEEIPTDSVEKLLTAAEPHNEALSFYDSKGYWVSELTDFAKQAYSYTHMPLPLVDRKRYLQNEVNMLLVLTNQLSQVDYYKDAVPELNFFMNSPSSIDVTNISTNKGTGINHVKEILGFTGETFAFGDGRNDLHLLAASDHKTAMGNAVPELKELADFISTANTDHGIVNAFNHWGIL; this comes from the coding sequence ATGGAAAATATCAATAATTATAAGGCGTTAGCCTTCTTTGACTTAGATGGAACTTTACTCAATTCAAAGAGTCAATTGGACGAGGAAGTCATTCTTGCTCTTCATCAGATTCGTGAAAATGGGGTTCTTCCTTTTATTGCTACAGGACGTGGTCACTTTGAGCTCGATAATATCATGAAACTGACAGGAATTTCTGGCGCTGTTGCGATGAATGGTCAGTACATTATTTTAAATGGCGAGACCATCTACAAAGAGGAAATCCCTACTGATAGTGTTGAAAAGCTGCTGACAGCGGCAGAACCTCATAATGAAGCTCTTTCTTTTTATGATAGTAAAGGCTACTGGGTGAGCGAATTAACTGATTTTGCTAAGCAAGCCTACTCCTACACTCATATGCCACTTCCTCTGGTCGACCGCAAACGCTATCTGCAAAATGAAGTCAATATGCTGTTAGTGCTGACCAATCAATTGAGCCAAGTTGATTACTATAAAGATGCCGTACCTGAGCTAAATTTCTTTATGAATTCTCCAAGTTCGATTGACGTGACAAACATTTCAACAAACAAAGGCACTGGAATCAATCATGTCAAAGAAATTCTCGGTTTTACAGGTGAAACTTTTGCTTTTGGTGATGGTAGAAATGACCTTCATCTTCTCGCAGCTAGTGACCACAAAACAGCAATGGGAAATGCCGTACCTGAACTTAAAGAATTAGCCGATTTTATTTCTACGGCAAATACTGACCATGGTATTGTCAATGCTTTCAATCATTGGGGAATTTTGTAA
- the pta gene encoding phosphate acetyltransferase, whose product MELFESLKQKIASKGLKIVFPEGTDARILGAANRLNADGLITPVFIGNVSEVTETLISRGINPEGFEIYDPENCGRFEKMTELFVERRKGKVTEEQAKEILKDPNYFGTMLVFMGIADGMVSGAVHSTADTVRPALQIIKTKPGVRSVSGAFIMVRGRDDNEKYVFGDCAINIKPDAATLADIAVASAETAALFDIDPKVAMLSFSTKGSGKSEDVDRVVEASNLVKEAHPEIALDGELQFDAAFVPAVARQKAPDSEVAGKANVFIFPDIQAGNIGYKIAQRLGNFEAIGPILQGLNAPVSDLSRGCNEEDVYKLSIITAAQALNK is encoded by the coding sequence ATGGAACTTTTTGAATCACTAAAACAAAAAATTGCCAGCAAAGGCTTAAAAATCGTTTTTCCAGAGGGAACAGATGCACGTATTCTTGGTGCTGCAAATCGTTTGAATGCAGATGGTTTGATTACTCCCGTCTTTATCGGAAACGTATCTGAAGTCACAGAAACTTTAATTTCTCGCGGGATTAATCCAGAAGGTTTCGAAATCTATGACCCAGAAAACTGTGGACGATTTGAAAAAATGACGGAACTTTTTGTTGAACGCCGTAAAGGTAAAGTGACGGAAGAACAAGCCAAAGAAATTCTTAAAGACCCTAACTATTTTGGTACAATGCTTGTTTTTATGGGTATTGCTGACGGTATGGTTTCAGGTGCAGTTCACTCGACTGCCGACACAGTGCGTCCAGCTCTCCAAATTATCAAGACAAAACCAGGTGTTCGCTCTGTTTCAGGTGCATTTATTATGGTTCGGGGTCGTGATGACAATGAAAAATATGTATTTGGTGACTGTGCAATTAACATCAAGCCAGATGCTGCGACACTTGCAGATATTGCAGTTGCTTCAGCTGAGACTGCAGCACTTTTTGATATTGATCCTAAAGTTGCCATGCTCTCATTTTCAACCAAAGGTTCTGGTAAATCAGAAGATGTTGACCGTGTAGTAGAGGCTTCTAATCTCGTAAAAGAAGCACATCCAGAAATTGCACTTGATGGAGAACTTCAATTTGATGCAGCATTTGTACCCGCTGTTGCGCGTCAAAAAGCACCAGATTCAGAAGTGGCTGGTAAAGCAAATGTCTTTATTTTCCCAGATATCCAAGCAGGAAATATTGGCTACAAGATTGCGCAACGTTTGGGTAACTTTGAAGCCATTGGCCCAATCTTGCAAGGTTTAAATGCTCCAGTATCTGACCTTTCACGTGGATGTAATGAAGAAGACGTCTATAAACTTTCCATCATTACTGCTGCTCAAGCATTGAACAAGTAA
- a CDS encoding DUF4176 domain-containing protein: MNNDYILPIGSIVHLKDGNIDLMITSRAQLFNDKGRLGYFDYAAVFYPTGVTEENKFVFFNREDIQAVIFEGYRNEEEKHFSRHYDEEILKVPYPKLGVNSERGVGTKTAQTDDLSTKFGL, translated from the coding sequence ATGAACAATGATTACATTTTACCAATAGGCAGCATTGTCCACCTTAAAGATGGAAATATTGACCTCATGATTACAAGTCGCGCTCAACTTTTTAATGACAAGGGAAGACTAGGCTACTTTGACTATGCTGCAGTCTTTTATCCCACTGGTGTCACTGAAGAAAATAAATTTGTCTTTTTCAATCGCGAAGACATCCAAGCCGTCATCTTTGAAGGCTACCGCAACGAAGAAGAAAAGCACTTCTCCAGGCATTATGACGAGGAAATTCTCAAAGTACCTTATCCAAAACTCGGTGTAAATTCTGAGCGTGGTGTAGGCACAAAAACAGCGCAAACAGATGATCTCAGCACTAAATTTGGCTTATAA
- the udk gene encoding uridine kinase: MKKTLIIGVTGGSASGKTSVSHAILETFSNERIAMIEHDSYYKDQSHLTFAERTKTNYDHPLAFDTDYLIAQLKELQDGRAVDIPIYDYANHTRSDKTYRQEPVDVLIVEGILVLEDERLRNLMDIKIFVDTDDDVRIIRRIRRDIEERGRTLDSVINQYLAAVKPMYHQFIEPTKRYADVIIPEGVSNTVGVDIITTKIASILGE; this comes from the coding sequence TTGAAAAAAACATTAATTATTGGTGTAACAGGTGGTTCTGCGAGCGGAAAAACAAGTGTTTCTCATGCGATTTTAGAAACTTTTTCGAATGAACGTATTGCAATGATTGAGCATGATAGCTATTACAAAGATCAGTCACATCTGACTTTTGCTGAGCGGACAAAGACAAATTATGACCATCCGTTGGCTTTTGATACAGACTATTTGATTGCTCAACTCAAAGAGTTACAAGATGGGCGTGCTGTGGATATTCCTATTTATGATTATGCCAATCACACACGGTCTGATAAGACTTATCGACAAGAGCCTGTGGATGTGCTGATTGTTGAGGGGATTTTGGTGCTCGAAGATGAGCGTTTGCGAAATTTGATGGATATCAAGATTTTTGTGGATACTGATGATGATGTGCGAATTATCAGACGGATTCGTCGTGATATTGAGGAACGTGGGCGGACGTTAGACTCCGTCATCAATCAATATCTAGCAGCAGTCAAACCGATGTACCATCAATTTATTGAGCCAACAAAGCGTTACGCCGATGTGATTATTCCAGAAGGTGTGTCTAATACCGTTGGTGTTGATATTATTACCACAAAAATTGCTAGTATTTTAGGAGAATAA
- a CDS encoding Gfo/Idh/MocA family protein, whose amino-acid sequence MLKLGVVGTSWIARSFIDATSLTEKFTFSAVYSRHLDTAAKFSADFENVQQFDQFDQFLATDLDAIYIASPNALHFEQAKAAILVGHNVITEKPAFSNPSELTEILQLADEKNILFFEAARNIHEQSFTLIKDFLADKTITGADFTYSKYSSKMPALLRGELPNKFNPKFSGGLLADLGVYLLYAAIFWFGKPQDAHYDAVVLPSGVDVSGVGSLDYTDFKVAIKCAGNFNSYLPSEIYTTDGTLILDGVNAISTAKFIAVDGSKIKIELTAPKHSLYDEAVKFAEILTNKDFEAARKLQSFAKDVANTSYKMRQSAGIIFDADKK is encoded by the coding sequence ATGTTAAAACTAGGAGTAGTAGGAACAAGTTGGATTGCTCGCTCATTCATTGATGCCACATCTCTCACAGAAAAATTTACTTTTAGCGCTGTTTATTCAAGACATCTTGACACTGCGGCAAAATTTTCAGCTGATTTTGAAAACGTTCAACAATTTGACCAGTTTGACCAGTTTTTGGCAACTGACTTAGATGCCATCTATATTGCTAGCCCAAATGCACTCCATTTTGAACAAGCAAAAGCCGCGATTTTAGTTGGTCACAATGTTATCACTGAAAAACCTGCTTTCTCAAATCCGTCAGAACTGACAGAAATTCTTCAACTTGCTGACGAAAAAAACATTCTCTTTTTCGAAGCCGCACGTAATATCCATGAGCAATCTTTCACGCTCATCAAAGATTTTCTTGCTGACAAAACCATTACCGGTGCTGACTTCACTTATTCAAAATATTCATCAAAAATGCCCGCTTTACTGCGCGGTGAATTACCAAATAAATTTAACCCCAAATTCTCTGGTGGACTTCTTGCAGACCTTGGCGTTTACCTTTTGTACGCTGCAATCTTTTGGTTTGGAAAACCTCAAGACGCCCACTATGATGCCGTTGTTCTCCCTAGCGGAGTTGATGTTTCGGGTGTTGGCTCACTTGACTATACTGACTTCAAAGTTGCAATCAAGTGCGCTGGTAATTTTAATAGCTACTTACCCAGCGAAATTTACACCACAGATGGCACGCTCATTTTAGATGGTGTTAATGCTATCTCCACTGCGAAATTCATCGCCGTTGACGGTTCAAAAATAAAAATCGAGCTTACCGCTCCGAAACATTCTCTCTATGATGAAGCAGTAAAATTCGCCGAAATCCTGACCAATAAAGACTTTGAAGCAGCCCGAAAGCTCCAAAGCTTTGCCAAAGATGTCGCAAATACCTCGTACAAAATGCGTCAAAGCGCTGGTATCATTTTTGATGCTGACAAAAAATAA
- a CDS encoding thioesterase family protein codes for MTEIKLGTTFSVSTIVDESNIASTIGSGLLPVFASPMMIAQMEKVASESLTSFLEKGQTSVGIKIDVSHDKASPIGATITTTAKIIAVDRKQVDFEVISKDEKSLIGKGFHSRFIIDSQKFLEKLK; via the coding sequence ATGACCGAGATAAAACTTGGAACAACCTTTTCTGTAAGCACTATCGTTGATGAAAGCAATATCGCAAGCACTATTGGTAGCGGACTTCTCCCCGTTTTTGCCTCTCCCATGATGATTGCTCAAATGGAAAAAGTAGCAAGTGAATCACTCACATCATTTTTGGAAAAGGGTCAAACTTCCGTTGGCATAAAAATTGATGTCAGTCATGACAAAGCCAGCCCCATTGGCGCAACAATTACCACAACAGCAAAAATCATCGCCGTTGACCGCAAGCAAGTTGACTTTGAAGTCATTTCTAAAGATGAAAAAAGTCTGATTGGCAAAGGATTTCACAGCCGTTTCATCATAGATAGTCAAAAATTTCTCGAAAAATTAAAATAA
- a CDS encoding ClC family H(+)/Cl(-) exchange transporter, translating into MKLKDIEKSPNKNLYLLFLSALVGLVAGFLASLYRLALEKAETLGREIYHFVSLHLMFIPFLMISLIIIAGIVSLFMKWFPMSSGSGIPQVKGQLQGYFRVNWFTTAFSKFIAGTLAMFAGLSLGREGPSIQLGAAMGQMVSGRLAQTERHKRILIASGASAGLSAAFNAPLSGVMFTLEEVFKYFSPLILLTCMTSAMVADVVSRIIFGEGAVFHFQISGSIALSDYWLLLILGVILGFFGAFYNWTLLSSQKLMNKVRLPFVRVLISFLSVGLMALIFPIVIGSGHVLMDSFSFGMGLGFLCLILIAKYFISMISYASGVPGGIFFPLLVLGASLGAVYATVVLAAFHLPSALFANFVILSMAGTFTAIVRAPMTGILLLVEMTGSFDHLLPLALVSSVAYVVADLLGSEPIYDSLLERMLSAQKGDDEVSEGQMMFETIVQFDAQADHKRLEQLALPDGVLLVSIHRSGKDLIPRGKTELQAGDYLTFLINREDEVVAREQLRKVLTEKMSVSG; encoded by the coding sequence ATGAAACTTAAAGATATAGAAAAATCACCCAATAAAAATTTATATCTTCTTTTTTTGAGCGCACTTGTTGGATTAGTGGCAGGTTTTTTGGCAAGTTTGTACCGCTTGGCATTGGAGAAGGCGGAAACGTTGGGGCGCGAAATTTATCATTTCGTGTCTTTACATTTAATGTTCATTCCTTTTCTCATGATTTCTTTAATCATTATTGCTGGTATTGTGAGTTTGTTTATGAAATGGTTTCCTATGAGTTCTGGTTCTGGTATTCCACAGGTCAAGGGACAATTGCAAGGTTATTTTAGAGTCAACTGGTTTACGACTGCTTTTTCTAAATTTATCGCAGGCACGTTAGCAATGTTTGCTGGGTTATCGTTAGGACGTGAGGGACCTTCAATTCAGTTGGGAGCTGCTATGGGACAAATGGTGTCTGGTCGTTTGGCGCAAACAGAACGACATAAGCGTATTCTGATTGCATCAGGTGCCTCTGCTGGTTTATCTGCAGCTTTTAATGCCCCTTTATCAGGCGTAATGTTTACTTTAGAAGAAGTTTTTAAATATTTTTCACCTTTAATTTTGTTGACTTGTATGACTTCTGCGATGGTAGCGGATGTTGTTTCGAGAATTATTTTTGGTGAAGGAGCAGTTTTTCATTTTCAAATCTCTGGTTCTATTGCACTTTCTGATTATTGGTTATTATTAATATTAGGGGTAATTTTAGGTTTTTTTGGCGCTTTTTATAATTGGACTTTACTTTCTAGTCAGAAGTTGATGAATAAGGTTCGTTTGCCTTTTGTTCGAGTTTTGATTAGTTTTTTAAGTGTCGGATTGATGGCGCTGATTTTCCCAATCGTTATTGGTAGCGGTCATGTTTTGATGGATTCTTTTAGTTTTGGGATGGGGCTTGGTTTCCTCTGCTTGATTTTGATTGCCAAGTATTTTATCTCAATGATTTCTTATGCTTCTGGAGTTCCAGGAGGAATTTTCTTTCCGCTTTTGGTGTTGGGTGCTAGTTTGGGCGCTGTGTATGCGACGGTGGTTTTAGCAGCTTTTCATTTGCCGAGTGCTTTGTTTGCAAATTTTGTGATTCTTTCGATGGCGGGGACTTTTACGGCAATTGTGCGTGCGCCGATGACGGGAATTCTGTTATTGGTTGAAATGACGGGTTCTTTTGACCATTTGCTTCCTTTAGCGTTGGTTTCTTCGGTAGCTTATGTAGTTGCTGATTTATTAGGGTCAGAGCCGATTTATGATTCACTTTTGGAGCGGATGTTGAGTGCGCAAAAAGGTGATGATGAGGTTTCAGAAGGTCAGATGATGTTTGAAACAATAGTGCAATTTGATGCGCAAGCTGACCATAAGAGGCTGGAACAATTGGCTCTGCCCGATGGTGTTTTACTTGTTTCTATTCATCGGTCAGGTAAGGATTTGATTCCAAGGGGGAAAACGGAATTGCAAGCTGGAGATTATTTGACTTTTTTGATTAATCGTGAAGATGAAGTTGTTGCGCGTGAACAGCTTAGAAAGGTTTTGACTGAAAAAATGTCTGTCAGTGGCTGA
- a CDS encoding demethylmenaquinone methyltransferase → MTEVNEERVHEIFNTISEDYDKMNSIISFKQHDLWRAQTMKKMGNLTGQKVLDLCCGTGDWLLDLAEAVGESGQATGLDFSENMLAIAQAKVAKRGDKNIELIQGNAMELPFANQQFDVVTIGYGLRNTPNYLTVLSEIYRVLKPGGRAVCIETSHPTLPVYKQAFELYFENIMPLFGKLFAKSYEEYRWLQKSAKDFPNAKVLKDLFEQAGFSAVEYKMHGGGAVATHFAKKSLKPKSNIRIGK, encoded by the coding sequence ATGACAGAAGTAAATGAAGAACGTGTGCATGAGATTTTTAATACAATCTCAGAAGACTACGATAAGATGAACTCAATTATTAGCTTTAAACAACATGATTTATGGCGAGCGCAAACAATGAAAAAAATGGGAAATTTAACAGGACAAAAAGTGCTTGATTTGTGCTGTGGAACTGGAGATTGGCTACTTGATTTGGCGGAGGCTGTAGGGGAGAGTGGGCAAGCGACTGGTTTAGATTTTTCGGAAAATATGTTAGCCATTGCTCAAGCAAAAGTTGCTAAGCGAGGAGATAAAAACATTGAGTTAATTCAAGGAAATGCAATGGAGTTACCTTTTGCTAATCAGCAATTTGATGTGGTTACGATTGGCTACGGGCTTAGAAATACACCCAACTACCTTACTGTGCTATCTGAGATATATCGTGTTTTAAAGCCAGGAGGCAGGGCAGTTTGTATTGAGACTTCTCACCCTACATTACCTGTTTACAAGCAAGCTTTTGAGTTATATTTTGAAAATATCATGCCCCTTTTTGGGAAATTATTTGCTAAATCTTATGAAGAATACCGTTGGCTACAAAAGTCAGCTAAAGATTTCCCGAATGCAAAAGTTTTGAAAGATTTATTTGAACAAGCTGGTTTTTCGGCAGTCGAGTACAAAATGCATGGTGGAGGTGCTGTTGCAACTCATTTTGCTAAAAAATCATTGAAGCCTAAGTCGAATATTCGTATTGGTAAGTAG
- a CDS encoding transglycosylase — protein sequence MKLSKVAISTGLVASLMFIGSGIAHADTPAPSTHDIALEVINGNYGDGGERITKLTNKGFDAKVIQAEVNDILLGKVKQTPVSTKTVEGQPTKVTSAQSVSDGLNMSQNSGQVNIQALANYMVANTANTASYSANEWAYIISRESNGLADSVNTSSGAYGVFQLLGHGEYSGMPLSEQIAMASKLPAGSWVVYN from the coding sequence ATGAAGTTAAGTAAAGTTGCTATTTCAACTGGATTAGTTGCATCGTTAATGTTTATCGGTAGTGGTATCGCTCATGCAGATACTCCTGCTCCATCAACACATGACATTGCGCTGGAGGTGATTAATGGAAACTATGGTGACGGTGGTGAACGCATTACAAAACTAACAAACAAAGGTTTTGATGCTAAAGTTATCCAAGCAGAAGTTAATGATATCTTACTAGGAAAAGTAAAGCAAACTCCTGTATCTACTAAGACCGTTGAAGGACAACCTACTAAAGTTACATCAGCACAAAGTGTTTCTGATGGACTCAATATGAGCCAAAATTCTGGACAAGTTAACATCCAAGCGCTCGCAAATTATATGGTAGCTAATACAGCAAATACGGCTAGTTATTCTGCTAATGAGTGGGCTTATATCATCTCTCGTGAATCAAACGGGTTAGCTGATAGTGTTAATACGAGTTCAGGTGCTTATGGCGTTTTTCAATTGCTAGGTCATGGTGAATATTCTGGTATGCCGTTGAGCGAACAGATTGCTATGGCAAGTAAACTTCCTGCTGGTAGCTGGGTGGTTTACAACTAA
- a CDS encoding 6-phospho-beta-glucosidase, with amino-acid sequence MPFSKDFLWGGATAANQCEGGYNLGGRGLANVDVVPHGKDRFPIITGEMKHLDFDDEHYYPAKEAIDMYHHWKEDLALFAEMGFKTYRMSLAWTRIFPKGDEKEPNEEGLKFYEEIFKECQRLGIEPLVTITHFDCPIHLIEEYGGWRNRKMVEFYENLARAIFTRFKGLVHYWLTFNEINMLLHAPFMGAGIVFEEGENKEQTKYLAAHHELLASAIATKIAHEIDPENKIGCMLAAGEYYPFDCHPDNVLEAQKQNRDNLFFIDVQSRGKYPNYLLKKLERESIELPIKEGDLEILAENTVDFISFSYYSSRVAKAKDEAEDKSAGNIFESVTNPYLEASEWGWQIDPKGLRITMNTAYDRYQKPLFVVENGLGAVDTPDSDGFVADDYRIAYLAAHIEEMKKAVEIDGVELLGYTTWGCIDLVSAGTGEMSKRYGFIYVDRDDFGKGTLKRTPKKSFNWYKKVIASNGEDLSNE; translated from the coding sequence ATGCCATTTAGTAAAGATTTCCTCTGGGGCGGCGCTACGGCTGCTAATCAATGTGAGGGTGGATATAACCTTGGAGGTAGAGGCCTTGCAAACGTTGATGTTGTACCACATGGTAAAGATAGATTTCCCATTATTACGGGCGAAATGAAACACTTGGATTTTGATGATGAACATTATTATCCAGCAAAAGAAGCGATTGATATGTATCATCATTGGAAAGAAGACCTTGCTCTTTTCGCGGAGATGGGATTTAAAACCTACCGAATGTCACTCGCATGGACAAGAATTTTTCCAAAAGGTGATGAAAAAGAGCCAAACGAAGAAGGATTGAAGTTTTATGAAGAAATCTTCAAAGAATGTCAACGTTTAGGCATTGAGCCATTAGTAACCATTACACACTTTGATTGCCCAATTCATCTTATCGAAGAATATGGTGGCTGGCGTAATCGAAAAATGGTTGAATTTTACGAAAATCTCGCGCGTGCGATTTTCACACGCTTCAAAGGCTTGGTTCATTACTGGCTCACTTTCAATGAAATCAATATGCTCTTGCACGCTCCGTTCATGGGAGCAGGTATTGTGTTTGAAGAAGGAGAAAATAAAGAACAAACCAAATATTTGGCGGCTCATCATGAGCTTTTAGCATCAGCAATTGCTACAAAAATAGCTCACGAGATTGACCCAGAAAATAAAATCGGATGTATGTTAGCTGCGGGAGAATACTATCCTTTTGATTGTCATCCAGATAACGTACTTGAAGCTCAAAAACAAAATCGAGATAACCTTTTCTTCATTGATGTTCAATCACGAGGAAAATATCCAAATTATCTTCTTAAAAAGCTAGAGCGTGAATCTATTGAACTTCCAATCAAAGAAGGAGACTTGGAGATTTTAGCGGAAAATACTGTAGATTTTATCTCATTTAGCTATTACTCAAGCCGAGTGGCAAAGGCAAAAGATGAGGCAGAAGATAAGTCTGCTGGAAATATTTTTGAATCAGTGACTAATCCTTATTTGGAAGCAAGTGAATGGGGATGGCAGATTGACCCTAAAGGTCTACGCATCACAATGAATACAGCCTATGATCGTTATCAAAAACCACTTTTTGTTGTTGAAAATGGGCTTGGTGCAGTAGACACGCCTGATTCAGATGGTTTTGTTGCTGACGATTATCGAATTGCTTACTTGGCGGCTCATATTGAAGAGATGAAAAAAGCCGTTGAGATTGATGGCGTAGAGCTTCTTGGTTATACGACTTGGGGCTGTATTGACCTTGTTTCTGCAGGTACGGGTGAAATGAGCAAACGTTATGGCTTTATTTATGTTGATAGAGATGATTTTGGTAAGGGAACATTGAAACGTACCCCTAAAAAATCATTTAATTGGTACAAAAAAGTGATTGCATCAAATGGGGAAGATTTAAGTAATGAATGA
- a CDS encoding beta-glucoside-specific PTS transporter subunit IIABC codes for MGKYESLAQQIVKNIGGKENVNSVVHCITRLRFSLKDEAQADTVALENMDGVVAVMKAGGQYQVVIGNHVSQVFDEVVASTGQNPSEGGEVEKMSVFNRVIDIISGSFQPFLGALAAGGMIKGLLALLVAFNVLTATDGTYLLLNAVGDAIFTFLPIIVGITAARKFKLNEFVGLVLGAILMYPAIQLSAFGETQPIGTLFSGTIIESQYFTTFLGLPVIAQNYSGTVVPIIFTVWLASIIQKQAKKMIPELLQTFFVPFFTLLVAAPLALLVVGPTLNIATDLLSTGFQNLLGFNPIIFMALIGLLWQVLVIFGLHWALVSVAIVQVGADGFTQMLAGTFGASFAQVAVVLALWLKFRKQDKGLRTLGIPAMISGLAGVTEPAIYGLTLKRKRAFLYSMIGGAAGGAILGMANSGFYTMGGLGVFGLPAFVSPTGNMVLLYNALLGLAVSMLVSFGLTYLFYKEPAEVTSDDKVKAPKPTPFSTTFATNTIGSESFHSPLTGEVRALHEASDEVFSSGAMGQGVIVLPKEGKVVAPFDGEVITIFPTGHAIGLRSDRGAELLVHIGMNTVELQGQHYEKFVKTGDRFSKGDLLIKFDKEAIEAAGYVTETPVILTNTPDYSEIKVYTDNNEKIIETAS; via the coding sequence ATGGGAAAATACGAATCACTTGCCCAGCAAATTGTTAAAAATATTGGGGGAAAAGAAAATGTGAATTCAGTTGTTCACTGTATTACACGTTTGAGATTTAGCTTAAAAGATGAAGCTCAAGCTGACACAGTAGCGCTTGAAAACATGGATGGAGTTGTCGCTGTGATGAAAGCTGGTGGACAATATCAAGTTGTCATTGGTAATCATGTGTCACAAGTTTTTGACGAAGTTGTCGCTTCAACAGGTCAAAATCCATCAGAAGGTGGGGAAGTAGAAAAGATGTCTGTTTTCAATCGAGTCATTGATATTATCTCAGGTTCATTTCAACCATTTTTAGGCGCACTCGCGGCAGGAGGGATGATTAAAGGGCTTCTCGCACTTCTAGTCGCTTTCAATGTTTTGACAGCTACTGATGGCACCTATTTGCTGTTAAATGCAGTCGGAGATGCTATCTTTACATTTCTTCCGATTATCGTAGGTATTACAGCTGCACGCAAATTTAAACTTAACGAATTTGTCGGACTTGTATTGGGAGCAATCCTTATGTATCCAGCCATTCAGCTTTCAGCATTTGGTGAAACACAGCCGATAGGTACGTTATTTTCAGGAACGATTATCGAAAGTCAGTATTTCACAACTTTCCTAGGATTACCTGTTATTGCACAAAATTATAGCGGTACAGTTGTTCCAATTATTTTCACAGTGTGGCTGGCAAGTATTATCCAAAAACAAGCAAAGAAAATGATTCCAGAATTACTTCAAACTTTCTTTGTTCCGTTCTTTACGTTGCTTGTTGCTGCTCCGCTTGCTCTTCTTGTCGTTGGTCCAACACTTAACATTGCAACGGACCTTTTGAGTACAGGCTTCCAAAATCTTCTTGGTTTTAATCCTATTATCTTTATGGCCTTGATTGGACTTCTGTGGCAAGTTTTGGTCATCTTTGGCCTTCACTGGGCATTGGTTTCTGTTGCAATTGTCCAAGTTGGTGCAGATGGTTTCACACAAATGCTCGCCGGAACTTTTGGAGCTTCATTTGCACAGGTTGCCGTTGTTCTTGCCCTTTGGTTGAAATTTAGAAAACAAGACAAGGGATTGCGTACGTTAGGAATTCCAGCGATGATTTCAGGATTAGCAGGTGTGACAGAGCCAGCGATCTACGGATTAACGCTTAAACGCAAGAGAGCTTTTCTCTACTCGATGATTGGTGGAGCAGCAGGAGGAGCAATACTTGGTATGGCAAATTCAGGCTTTTATACAATGGGTGGTTTAGGAGTATTTGGCCTTCCAGCTTTTGTATCACCAACAGGAAATATGGTTTTGCTCTATAATGCCTTACTCGGTTTAGCAGTATCAATGCTTGTTAGTTTTGGACTCACTTATTTGTTTTATAAAGAACCAGCAGAAGTTACAAGTGATGATAAAGTAAAAGCACCGAAGCCGACACCTTTTTCAACAACTTTTGCCACTAATACTATAGGGAGCGAAAGTTTCCATTCTCCTCTTACAGGAGAAGTTCGCGCACTTCATGAGGCAAGTGATGAGGTTTTCTCTAGCGGTGCAATGGGACAAGGGGTCATTGTTTTACCCAAAGAAGGAAAAGTCGTGGCTCCATTTGATGGAGAGGTCATAACGATTTTTCCAACAGGTCACGCTATTGGACTACGTTCTGATAGAGGTGCTGAACTTCTTGTTCATATTGGGATGAACACCGTTGAATTACAAGGTCAACATTATGAAAAATTTGTAAAAACTGGTGACCGTTTCAGTAAAGGAGATTTATTAATAAAATTTGATAAAGAAGCTATAGAAGCGGCAGGATATGTTACAGAGACACCTGTCATCTTAACGAATACTCCAGACTATTCGGAAATTAAGGTCTATACAGATAATAATGAAAAAATCATAGAAACTGCTTCATAA
- the yidD gene encoding membrane protein insertion efficiency factor YidD encodes MKKVLVKAVHGYQRWISPALPPACRYYPTCSNYMIQAIEKHGATKGIAMGTARILRCHPLCTPGYDLVPDHFSLRRNWEEPPKDNSSK; translated from the coding sequence ATGAAAAAAGTATTAGTGAAGGCGGTGCATGGTTATCAGCGTTGGATTTCTCCGGCTCTCCCTCCAGCTTGCCGCTATTATCCTACCTGCTCCAACTATATGATTCAGGCGATAGAAAAACACGGTGCTACAAAAGGTATAGCAATGGGAACCGCGCGTATTCTACGTTGCCATCCATTATGCACTCCTGGGTATGACTTAGTTCCAGACCATTTTAGTCTACGACGAAATTGGGAAGAACCCCCAAAAGACAACTCTTCTAAATAA